A genomic stretch from Catenulispora sp. GP43 includes:
- a CDS encoding carbohydrate ABC transporter permease codes for MRNGSTGRVLRRLATYGFVTLGALASIFPLYYMVVGSLQLRADGAFSGLIPKAGNIGLQNYRDVNRAISLLPSLANSAVFTLGTVVLTIVIGLPAGYALARLRFPGKPAVAGMLILVLVLPFQVMMIPLYILVVRDYGLADNYLGMILPFAVNATAVLIFRQFFVSLPDELFDAAHIDGAGEVRTLLLVAAPLTKPAILTASVITFIGPWNEFLWPFLITKKHAMQPLAVSLGEYVSTNAATAANPYGVILAGACVLAVPVIALFLVAQRHFTSAALGSGVKE; via the coding sequence ATGAGGAACGGTTCGACGGGCAGGGTCCTGCGACGGCTGGCCACCTACGGCTTCGTCACGCTCGGGGCGCTGGCGAGCATCTTCCCGCTGTACTACATGGTGGTCGGGTCGTTGCAGCTTCGGGCCGACGGCGCTTTCAGTGGGCTGATACCCAAGGCTGGGAACATCGGCCTGCAGAACTACCGGGACGTGAACCGGGCGATCTCGCTGCTGCCGTCGCTGGCGAACTCGGCGGTCTTCACCCTCGGCACGGTGGTCCTGACCATCGTGATCGGGCTGCCCGCCGGCTACGCGCTGGCCCGGCTGCGCTTCCCGGGCAAGCCGGCGGTGGCCGGGATGCTGATCCTGGTGCTGGTGCTGCCGTTCCAGGTGATGATGATCCCGCTGTACATCCTCGTGGTGCGCGACTACGGCCTGGCGGACAACTACCTCGGGATGATCCTGCCGTTCGCGGTCAACGCGACCGCGGTGCTGATCTTCCGGCAGTTCTTCGTCTCGCTGCCGGACGAGCTGTTCGACGCCGCGCACATCGACGGCGCCGGCGAGGTGCGGACGCTGCTGTTGGTCGCGGCGCCGCTGACGAAGCCGGCCATCCTCACCGCGTCGGTGATCACGTTCATCGGGCCGTGGAACGAGTTCCTGTGGCCGTTCCTGATCACCAAGAAGCACGCGATGCAGCCGTTGGCGGTGTCGCTCGGCGAGTACGTGTCGACGAACGCGGCCACGGCGGCCAATCCGTACGGCGTGATCCTGGCCGGGGCCTGCGTGCTCGCGGTGCCGGTGATCGCGCTGTTCCTGGTGGCGCAGCGGCACTTCACGTCGGCGGCGTTGGGAAGCGGGGTGAAGGAGTAG
- a CDS encoding response regulator transcription factor, giving the protein MEATRVRPEQESSRIPVSVVEDHPLYRDALTRLFEEAGDMDVDVVAGSVGKFVACRPRRDGIVVLDLTLPGVKGSAAVLQINGMGNRVLVVSGEAAKSDVLGAISAGARGFLSKESEGTEILRAVREIAAGNSYVSPTLASIVLTTEQNRQAGPRLELSGQEKQVLRLVAAGERDRDIAMAMGISVRTVRSYLDRIRDKIGARRRADMTRAAIELGVLAESAAC; this is encoded by the coding sequence ATGGAAGCCACCCGCGTCCGCCCCGAGCAGGAGTCTTCCCGTATCCCCGTCAGCGTCGTGGAGGATCACCCCCTGTACCGCGACGCGCTCACCCGGCTGTTCGAGGAGGCCGGGGACATGGACGTGGACGTGGTCGCCGGAAGCGTCGGCAAGTTCGTCGCCTGCCGCCCGCGCCGCGACGGCATCGTGGTGCTGGACCTGACGCTGCCCGGCGTCAAGGGCTCGGCGGCGGTGCTGCAGATCAACGGCATGGGCAACCGGGTGCTGGTGGTCTCCGGCGAGGCGGCCAAGTCCGACGTGCTCGGCGCGATCTCGGCCGGCGCCCGCGGGTTCCTGTCCAAGGAGTCCGAGGGCACCGAGATCCTGCGCGCGGTCCGCGAGATAGCCGCCGGCAACAGCTACGTCTCCCCGACGCTGGCCTCGATCGTGCTGACCACCGAGCAGAACCGGCAGGCCGGTCCGCGCCTGGAGCTGTCCGGCCAGGAGAAGCAGGTGCTGCGGCTGGTCGCGGCCGGCGAGCGGGACCGGGACATCGCGATGGCGATGGGGATCAGCGTGCGGACCGTGCGCTCGTACCTGGACCGGATCCGGGACAAGATCGGCGCGCGCCGCCGGGCCGACATGACGCGGGCCGCGATCGAGCTCGGCGTGCTCGCCGAGTCGGCGGCGTGCTGA
- a CDS encoding carbohydrate ABC transporter permease, whose translation MSRAKPGGPRSKTLIGLWLAAPYAVYLVIVYAVPIIQGIRISVLDYVYAAPGASVPQPFVGLKNYREAWSDPLLRRSFLNILEFLVINVPLTVVLGMTLAAVLAKLTRMKAFFRSAFFVPYVTASIAVVGVWYFLFSQSGLVNHVLGSNAPNPSWLVNSHLAMVVIALEVTWKQLGFYVLLYLAGVLLIPDSLYEAASIDGAGVVRQFRAITVPALRNITILVTTLALIVGANLFTEPYLLTGGGGPNGATMSPALLIYQDGVEQGKPGVGAAIGILLTLFVLLVAGLGAGARRLAQAREERA comes from the coding sequence GTGTCCCGCGCGAAGCCAGGGGGGCCGCGTTCGAAGACCCTCATCGGCCTGTGGCTGGCCGCGCCCTACGCGGTGTACCTGGTGATCGTCTACGCGGTCCCGATCATCCAGGGCATCCGGATCTCAGTGCTCGACTACGTGTACGCCGCGCCCGGCGCGTCGGTGCCGCAGCCGTTCGTGGGCCTGAAGAACTACCGCGAGGCGTGGTCGGACCCGCTGCTGCGCCGCTCGTTCCTGAACATCTTGGAGTTCCTCGTCATCAACGTGCCGCTCACCGTGGTCCTGGGGATGACGCTGGCGGCGGTGCTGGCGAAGCTGACGCGGATGAAGGCGTTCTTCCGCTCGGCGTTCTTCGTGCCCTACGTCACGGCCAGCATCGCCGTCGTCGGGGTCTGGTACTTCCTGTTCAGCCAGAGCGGGCTCGTCAATCACGTGCTCGGCAGTAACGCCCCGAACCCGTCGTGGCTGGTCAACTCGCATCTGGCGATGGTCGTGATCGCACTGGAGGTGACGTGGAAACAGCTCGGCTTCTACGTCCTGCTCTACCTGGCCGGGGTGTTGTTGATCCCTGATTCGCTCTACGAGGCGGCGAGCATCGACGGCGCCGGCGTGGTGCGGCAGTTCCGGGCGATCACGGTCCCGGCGCTGCGCAACATCACCATCCTGGTGACCACGCTGGCGCTGATCGTCGGCGCCAACCTGTTCACCGAGCCCTATCTGCTCACCGGGGGCGGCGGTCCGAACGGCGCGACCATGTCGCCGGCGCTGCTGATCTACCAGGACGGCGTCGAACAGGGAAAGCCTGGCGTCGGTGCGGCCATCGGCATCCTGCTGACGTTGTTCGTGCTGCTGGTGGCCGGGCTCGGTGCCGGCGCGCGCCGGCTGGCCCAGGCTCGGGAGGAGCGGGCATGA
- a CDS encoding LuxR C-terminal-related transcriptional regulator codes for MLAIGSPQAWQALVGREAQAERMTEAVAALASGRGAVLEIAGDPGMGKTRLLGRLAQLASGHGARVARSTALRGNTIPRQLFRDAWADVPAPRDADHDDDEAFRRIRAGLSEWAADPVGVGGAVVFDDVHLADEASTRLLARLIRTPVPGPLLMAIGHCPRRTGSVLLEALDDGSRTGTVVRVELDALDLAAVQQLVSAWSGGTDPDPAYLEQIRAAADGNPRYLRVLTAAGWRPELWPDSPGEDTGALLREGASMAAELDALSPAETAVVGAAAVLGGPFRPEDVAAICASMPPASMPSSASMPPGASASPDASEPGGFGLAGILDALDDLVRADVVRHVAPGARFAFRHPLLGHVAHERASLPTLLAAHQRALDLLKARGAGAVDLARHAEHLVGTDAAAAAPLLARGAGEILPDAPETAVRWLRLALQTPVGERPSAERDALMLECCRALSAAGRFEEARALAHDVLRDDTWLTGPLRQRAYAMRIAAERQLGRYDEAAAVASAAIEALPRPLSAGAAELAFEYGALHLYRGTYALARPVVQEVAAAVKAASEAAAGAAVDAAAAREQARTAAASVPAASGQLGASHDVDTYLIDIPSAPEARAAAAVRVLAAFGDAFLGQTADAIPALVESARLVDGLPDATAARNPELLAMLGCGEMFMEGYTAAARHLRRCLTIARKGGPQQMKLNVLLGLAFIDQQTGNLRRSEQRAEEAGQVARATGAGDGVSMAEALRVGAMIWTRPREESAAVVAAAEHAVRIARPGNGWWSGSAAMQLALVRIVTGDAAGCVDALLEGGGGPDLRKLQPAYRPMLLSMLSSAALRCGRPELARQAARDAEEAAEASGLSVQRWYVVRARAALQAAVGDHATAAKLFEQAALGFRRANRPVQHAWTLIAGSASAALALGPAAAGAWLDSAEEVARVHGAVRIEQDAGDVRERLLAAGSARPSAPAETAAEMDAGASVITGVKQGPVAAGAGDVAAAPAAVAAPVPLQSDVRARLTAREQEIAALVATGRRSRAIADELFLSHRTVETHLARIYRKLNVSSRTALAHLLQGSDSAGSG; via the coding sequence GTGCTTGCCATCGGTTCGCCACAAGCCTGGCAGGCTCTGGTCGGGCGGGAAGCCCAAGCCGAGCGCATGACCGAGGCGGTCGCCGCGCTGGCTTCGGGCCGGGGCGCGGTCTTGGAGATCGCCGGGGACCCGGGGATGGGCAAGACCCGGCTGCTGGGCCGGCTCGCGCAGCTGGCCTCCGGGCACGGCGCCCGGGTCGCGCGGTCCACCGCGCTGCGCGGGAACACCATCCCCCGCCAGCTGTTCCGGGACGCCTGGGCCGACGTGCCGGCCCCGCGGGACGCCGACCACGACGACGACGAGGCCTTCCGCCGCATCCGCGCCGGCCTGTCCGAATGGGCCGCCGACCCGGTGGGCGTCGGCGGCGCCGTGGTCTTCGACGACGTCCACCTCGCCGACGAGGCCTCCACCCGGCTGCTGGCCCGGCTGATCCGCACCCCGGTGCCCGGCCCGCTGCTGATGGCCATCGGCCACTGCCCCCGCCGCACCGGCTCGGTGCTGCTGGAAGCCCTCGACGACGGCTCCCGCACCGGCACCGTGGTCCGGGTCGAGCTCGACGCCCTGGACCTGGCCGCCGTGCAGCAGCTGGTGTCCGCCTGGTCCGGCGGCACCGATCCGGACCCGGCCTATCTGGAGCAGATCCGCGCCGCCGCCGACGGCAACCCCCGATATCTGCGGGTGCTGACCGCCGCCGGCTGGCGTCCGGAGCTGTGGCCGGACAGTCCCGGCGAGGACACCGGCGCGCTGCTGCGCGAGGGCGCCTCGATGGCCGCCGAGCTCGACGCGCTGTCCCCGGCCGAGACCGCGGTGGTCGGCGCGGCCGCGGTGCTGGGCGGCCCGTTCCGGCCCGAGGACGTCGCGGCCATCTGTGCTTCCATGCCCCCCGCTTCCATGCCTTCCAGTGCTTCCATGCCCCCCGGTGCTTCCGCTTCCCCCGATGCCTCAGAGCCCGGCGGCTTCGGCCTGGCCGGCATCCTGGACGCCCTGGACGACCTGGTGCGCGCCGACGTGGTGCGGCACGTCGCCCCCGGCGCCCGCTTCGCCTTCCGGCACCCGCTGCTGGGCCACGTCGCCCACGAGCGTGCCTCGCTGCCCACCCTGCTGGCCGCCCACCAGCGCGCGCTGGATCTGCTCAAGGCCCGCGGCGCGGGTGCGGTGGACCTGGCCCGGCACGCCGAGCACCTGGTCGGCACCGACGCCGCGGCCGCCGCCCCGCTGCTGGCTCGCGGCGCCGGCGAGATCCTGCCCGACGCGCCGGAGACCGCAGTGCGCTGGCTGCGCCTGGCGCTGCAGACCCCGGTGGGGGAGCGGCCCAGCGCCGAGCGGGACGCGCTGATGCTGGAGTGCTGCCGCGCGCTGTCCGCCGCCGGCCGCTTCGAGGAGGCCCGCGCGCTGGCCCACGACGTGCTGCGCGACGACACCTGGCTCACCGGCCCGCTGCGCCAGCGCGCCTACGCGATGCGGATCGCCGCCGAGCGCCAGCTCGGCCGCTACGACGAGGCCGCGGCCGTGGCCAGCGCCGCGATCGAGGCGCTGCCCCGGCCGCTGTCCGCCGGCGCCGCCGAGCTCGCCTTCGAATACGGCGCGCTGCACCTGTACCGGGGGACCTACGCGCTGGCCCGCCCGGTCGTGCAGGAGGTCGCCGCGGCGGTGAAGGCGGCCTCGGAGGCGGCGGCCGGTGCCGCCGTGGACGCCGCCGCGGCGCGCGAACAGGCTCGGACGGCTGCCGCGAGCGTGCCGGCGGCCTCCGGACAGCTCGGTGCGTCACACGATGTTGACACCTATTTGATCGATATACCCTCGGCCCCCGAAGCCCGCGCCGCGGCGGCGGTCCGGGTCCTGGCCGCCTTCGGCGACGCCTTCCTCGGCCAGACCGCCGACGCGATCCCGGCCCTGGTGGAGAGCGCCCGCCTGGTCGACGGCCTGCCCGACGCCACCGCCGCGCGCAACCCCGAACTGCTGGCCATGCTCGGCTGCGGCGAGATGTTCATGGAGGGCTACACCGCCGCCGCCCGCCACCTGCGCCGCTGCCTGACCATCGCCCGCAAGGGCGGCCCGCAGCAGATGAAACTCAACGTCCTGCTCGGCCTGGCCTTCATCGACCAGCAGACCGGCAACCTGCGGCGCTCCGAGCAGCGCGCCGAGGAGGCCGGCCAGGTGGCCCGGGCCACCGGCGCCGGCGACGGCGTCAGCATGGCCGAGGCGCTGCGCGTGGGCGCCATGATCTGGACCCGCCCGCGCGAGGAGTCGGCGGCTGTCGTGGCCGCCGCCGAGCACGCGGTCCGCATCGCCCGCCCCGGCAACGGCTGGTGGTCCGGCTCGGCGGCGATGCAGCTGGCCCTGGTCCGCATCGTCACCGGCGACGCCGCCGGCTGCGTGGACGCGCTGCTGGAGGGCGGCGGCGGCCCCGACCTGCGCAAGCTGCAGCCGGCCTACCGCCCGATGCTGCTGTCGATGCTGTCCTCGGCCGCCCTGCGCTGCGGCCGCCCCGAGCTGGCCCGCCAGGCGGCGCGCGACGCCGAGGAGGCCGCCGAGGCCTCGGGCCTGTCGGTGCAGCGCTGGTACGTGGTCCGAGCCCGCGCCGCCCTGCAAGCAGCCGTTGGCGACCACGCCACCGCCGCGAAGCTGTTCGAGCAGGCGGCCCTGGGCTTCCGTCGCGCCAACCGCCCGGTGCAGCACGCCTGGACCCTGATCGCCGGCAGCGCCTCCGCGGCGCTCGCCCTCGGCCCGGCGGCGGCCGGCGCGTGGCTGGATTCCGCCGAGGAAGTGGCGCGCGTCCACGGCGCGGTGCGCATCGAGCAGGACGCCGGGGACGTCCGCGAGCGGCTCCTCGCCGCCGGCTCCGCGCGCCCTTCGGCCCCCGCGGAGACGGCAGCTGAGATGGACGCCGGAGCCTCCGTCATTACCGGTGTGAAACAGGGCCCTGTCGCCGCTGGTGCGGGCGATGTCGCCGCCGCCCCGGCGGCCGTGGCGGCACCGGTGCCGCTCCAGTCGGACGTCCGGGCCCGGCTGACGGCCCGCGAACAGGAGATCGCCGCGCTCGTGGCGACCGGCCGCCGCAGCCGCGCGATCGCCGACGAGCTGTTCCTGAGCCACCGCACCGTGGAGACCCACCTGGCGAGGATCTACCGCAAGTTGAACGTTTCGTCGCGCACCGCGCTGGCCCACCTGCTTCAGGGCTCTGACAGCGCCGGCTCGGGCTGA